TTTTTATCTTAGTTTAGTGATGCCAAGTGCTCTCTTTGGTCCAACCTGTATGCCAAATTGAGAAAGACAGCAATGCATTTCAACAGTTTATTATAAATAGAGACGtaaggaaatataaaaaatagcTGTTAGTCATATATTTACAAGGTATATTTAAtaggacaaaataaataaaaggtagAAAAGCATATATTCAAAATAAGTTACTGGATTCACAATGACGcaataaaatcactgaaaggGTTTGGGTCTGTGGTCACTGAGAGGTCAGCCCCAGTAGTCTCTTGGAACAAGTGGAATGCAGAAGTCTTTACCACACATCtgtttgaaaaaagacaaagagtgAATGTGTTAGAACgaacaaaatatgttgttgcATTGAACAAAACGGTGATGTGAATGAGTAAATGTTTACAAACCTGACAAGAGGGCTGGGATGGAGGTGACTGCAGAGCTGCATCCACGCTCATTTCTCCCTGAGGGCCTTCAGCGTACTGCATTCTCAACTGATTCACTCCAAAACTACAATGCCCAGAATGCAGTGGTCTGTTCTGGCTGTAACACAGGCCTGGGtacgggttctggttctgcatgtGTTCTCCAGCGGAGGAGTTTTGAAAGTAGCTAATGAGATCAGGAGAGGATGGGTCACTGGCTGAGGTGTCCACTTGTTCCCTCCTCTGAAATAGCACCTCCTCACTCAGGCCCAGCTGAGCTGACAGGTAGGAGATGTAGCGGATGGTGAGACGGAGCGTCTCTATCTTCGTCAGAGTCTGCCCGACAGGTGCGACTGACGGTGGGAGGTAGGATCTGAGGTGGTGCAGAGCTTTGGTCAGATCCCTCATTCTCAGCTTCTCCTTCTCACTGGCGCTCTCCCTCTGCTTGCTGCGAATCCGGGTGCTCCGACCCGTCTTCCGGCCTCGTCCAGGCAGGGAGCAAGGTGAGGACTTGAGGCACTTGGCTGCTTTGGGAGTGGACTGTGGAGGCTGCTGGTAGTTGGGGGAGAGGCTGGAGTCCATGGACAGGACTGGCGAGAGCGTCTCTGGTGACGAAATGCTGGAAAGGTCCGTGTCAGAGGACCACGGGTACTGCAGGTTGTAGTCGAGCAGAGGAACAGAGGAGGTATCCATGTTGTTAAAGTAACTCAGTGGTCTGACTGGAAGAACTGGGAAGCTGTGAGTGCTGCTCAGCTCTCTGCCACTGGTTTATAAGTCCAGGCCAGGCCACAGAGGTGTGAAGTGACACCTCTGCAGATTCTGACTACACGCTGTCTAAGGCAGAGGCCACTGCCCCtgagcacacacacgcacacacacacaacacacgcTCCAGCAGTAGGACCCTCTCACAGTGCCTCGCTTTCGGCTCCAGTCTCTCTCTGTGCTCTGGGAAAGTCCAGCTCCAGGAGTGGAAGTGTGAATTTTGACTCctactgaaaacaacaaacatttttactttttctgggTTTTGTCTCACCAGGACACCCGATGCATTCTGCACATGTTCAGCGGCTTGTTTATGAATCATCTTCTACTTTGTTCATTTTGGAACAGTTGAGGTCAGCTGTAAAGAAGtaaaccacagaaaaacatttttcctgaacacaatgccttgcaaaagcattgatatctcttaatttttttatggtttgtgcttttttttatgttttgttttctagttcagtgttttatagagcacaaaacacaaatgtgatgtgggggggaaaaaaggatttgtagttttcagttctttttacaaatctgtGGTATTTAATCATATTCAGCAATCTATTTTGTACAGTTGTCTTTCAGTGCAGCTCTGCCAGTTTTTGATGCATGATGCTGCCAGTGTTACACATCTACAAACTGTGATTCGTCttgtttgcaaaacagcttGTGACAAGTCAGACTGCATGGAAAACgtctgtgaaatgtttttatgttttgcaacaaatttttatttcGATTTCAATCTGGACTTCAATTGTAACACAGATGGGTTTGTATGCAATTCTCTAAAAAGGTCAACCAAACAAAACTGGTGATCTGAGTTAGTAGCATGACCAAGATCCCATTTGGCTTCAGATGTTGCtatgtttccatggaaacataGCAAAGAAGTTAGTTTTTGTGCTCCCAGCATGAGCTAGAGCAAATGAACTGGACACACCATGGAGctacataaacattttcattttacaaaaggTTTGAGGCAGAATCTGTAGAAAACAGATGCTGGACTTGTTAGAAGCATCCAGAAGGTAAAACATTTAAGCTCAAGTGAGGATGCACATGCAGATTTATGCACCTCCGGCTGATTAAAGCTAGACAGATTTTGAGCagatttgctttaattcttttctTGCGATCGTCACTGGTGGCTACAACAGAGACCATGCTATTTTAACCAGTAAAGTAAAGCATATATTCCTCACAAGCTGTAAATTTAAATCTGCCAGCGTGCTGGAGAGATAAAAGGTCCACATTTCCCTGCCTTTGACCTGCTTTCACTTCAAAATCTGAACCTGACACCATCTCCTTAATCTCATAATCTTCTACAATTTACATCCCACCATTTTTTACCAGCAGAAGCAACAGCAACATCATTATCGTAACACTGATATGAGCTCAAGAATGAAGGTCAACCTCACACTTCTGACCTCCTGTTTTGTGCTTCTTAGCTTTAAATGGttgcaataaatgattaaaaatgtaaatacaaatatgacGAGGATTAACGAAGCCTAAAATGATCTAATTAAGGCAGAGGTGTGAAGGTTTCACACTGCTGAGAACTGATGAGTCTGGAGGCGTCACTTCACACCTTAATGGTGAGAAGCAGGAGCTCTGGATTGGTAGCCTCACTCTACCTAGATTAACTCTTTGGGTAATTTTCTGAGAACTGAAGTCCTGCTTTGGATTTATGCAAATGACTGGATATCAGTTTCTTTGGCTGCCCCAGACGTCTCAAAATACAAGAATTAAGATGAATAGTGGGAGTTTTCATACCACCATACCAGGTACCAAAACAGACATAGAGTTGTATGCACACCGTGTCACACTGAGGGCAGAGTGAACCAGAGCTGAACCCGCAGCTCGACCCTCTTAGGCATCCTGATTGAGGTGAGGCTGTGGGAGCCAGGCTGGGAGTTTGGCACCTCCGGGTGCACGCCCACCCACAGCAGCCTCACAGGCTGGGCTACTTGCCACCTGTCTGGGTCTCCTTCGTACCATCAACCCCACTTTGACCTCTAGGATGCTGTATGAGCTGGCAGAAATCAATAGAAATTGTGTGTTCGATCAGTTAAAAAAGATACATTACTATGCCAAGTGGGCCACAAAGTGATTTTCCTTTCATGGAAATGAAGGAGTGCACATGTAATTCTTGATTATTTGAGTGTAATTGTGTCAATCAATGAAAAACTGATTCTACATTAAATTGTTCTCAGAAATATTGTACCGTAATTTCTACAATGCCGTTTAAAAACTCACTATCAAAACTCATTGAAATTCTACCACGTGACAGGTTTATGGTGAGTGTAGGTTATAAACCAGTACTTACAGTTCTAGTCATCTTGCAGAGCATTATTTAGTTTATGGTGAGTGTAGGTTATAAACCAATATTTACAGTTCTAGTCATCTTGCAGAGCATTACTTAGTCATACCAGCACCAAAAATGAAAGGAGTATGGCACAGCAGCAAAGCTACCAAGACATAACTATCCAACTAAACCGACAGGTGCTGCAAATGAAAACgcaataagaaagaaaataaaaatatttccaatattcCAAAGATTGGTAAGGAGAAAGTCCTTGTTGGGAGAAATTCCCTTTTCAGTTTGTCACAAGGAGACACAGAAATCATGTGAAGGAAGGTAAGATCCggatgaaaactaaaaatgttttgataacaCCATTCACATGTTGTAACATGGCAACAACATCATGCTAAGGTGAAGCTTTTCTTCAATGGAGACCTGGAAGTTGATGCAGTGACATGCTCtacaatcctggaagaaaacctggtAGAAGCTGCAATAGTCTAGAAATTGGTGTGGAGGTTTACACATCAAAAGGACTCTAAACATGCAGATGGTATGGCTTAGGTCAAGGCATGTGCAGGTTTTAGGAACATACTCCAGACTAGTATTCAgtgacaaaacaggaaaatgttgaaaaagtatGACGACTTTTCCAAGACGACGTAGAATTTGGCCAGTTTTTTTATGGGCCAAGAATTTATTGAGACAAACTTGAGAGCTACAGTCACTATAagccacaggtgtcaaactgcagtcctggagggccactgccctgaaacctttagatgtgcctctgctgcaccacacctgaatagaataattaggtcattagcaaggctctggagaactgatctacacaaagaggaggtgattaagccatttcattccagtgttttgtacatcTAAAtcttgcaggacaccggccctcgaggactggagtttgacgcCCCTGCTATAAGCTGTTTCTCACTGTagatcaggggtccccaaaactcggtcctcgagggccggcctcctgcatgttttagttctctccttggtttaacgcacctgaatcagatgatggctcgttggaaggcctaagaagaatattgacatgctgaaaaggttgttggtgccaccagggagagaactaaaacgtgctggatgccggccctagaggaccgagtttggtgacccctgctgtAGATGGTGAggtttcttatattttttttattaagaaatgttcCTTTGGTTTGCTATTTCAGGTAAAAACTGCACCATTTCTAGACTGAAATGTTCTGGAAATCGAATTGCTTGATTTTTTTGCAGTCACCACATCGTTAGCCTACAGGGTCAAGTTTTGTTGGTACCAAAGTAACCTATTTGAAAGAAGCGCATCAAATATCTTGTCAACTCTTTATGACTaagtcaaactttgaaaagatCTTATGTAAACATATCATATGAGCAGAACCATATCCATAATGACCCAAAGTAGTACatatcactttttttctttttcaaactaaacaaCCAGGGATGATTTAATTTACTATCTGGAAAAATTTCTTTGGAcccaaaagagatttttttctcaaattatgACCGTCTCACAATAAATCCTTTAAACCAGCGCTTTATGTAGGAGAtaacaaatgaataaactaaTTATATATGTTGCTTTTG
This genomic interval from Gambusia affinis linkage group LG02, SWU_Gaff_1.0, whole genome shotgun sequence contains the following:
- the LOC122820400 gene encoding mesoderm posterior protein 1-like, with the translated sequence MDTSSVPLLDYNLQYPWSSDTDLSSISSPETLSPVLSMDSSLSPNYQQPPQSTPKAAKCLKSSPCSLPGRGRKTGRSTRIRSKQRESASEKEKLRMRDLTKALHHLRSYLPPSVAPVGQTLTKIETLRLTIRYISYLSAQLGLSEEVLFQRREQVDTSASDPSSPDLISYFQNSSAGEHMQNQNPYPGLCYSQNRPLHSGHCSFGVNQLRMQYAEGPQGEMSVDAALQSPPSQPSCQMCGKDFCIPLVPRDYWG